A stretch of the Sorangium aterium genome encodes the following:
- a CDS encoding amidase: MMRHYTAEALTNAYLSRISQYESSYNAFTSFNPNAVAQAREIDRKRRSGVALGPLAGIPVVIKESMDHVGLPSTAGWAPLSAQVAGGVDLLPIKNSVVVDRLIAAGAIILGKTNIPAFSDDGTRANSSWAGPTYNAVDPTLVPGASSSGTATAVAGNFAVLGLAEETGGSIQNPAAAQSLVGIKPTFALVPTTGVVPLAASTRDVVGPIARTVRDAAVVMDVLAGYSPEDPKTSLSNGHLPVGGYTSRLSKTALCGKRIGLYGPGWRHGGLSPETQALYEQAIEELEDQGAIVVEDPFAGSGFADLALPDEPYDMRGTESVAYDFQRYLKGVKVGGTIVGSIDGLAAFTGISPFDPVDGPLSWYIDKLPVLASSLLFPEAAPDLSGFWALRDQYVNVFDSVMTVNDLDGLAFPQTYDTLPELSGSDTYPATTESAINIAGLPGVVVPAGQYSDGAPFSLIFVGPRWSEAELLGFAYDYEQATEHRIEAQLTSW; the protein is encoded by the coding sequence ATGATGCGCCATTACACGGCGGAGGCTCTGACGAACGCCTACCTCTCGAGGATCTCGCAGTACGAGTCCTCCTACAACGCGTTCACCTCGTTCAACCCGAACGCCGTCGCCCAGGCGCGCGAGATCGACAGGAAGCGGAGGAGCGGCGTGGCCCTCGGCCCCCTGGCCGGGATCCCCGTCGTCATCAAGGAGTCGATGGATCACGTCGGCTTGCCGTCGACGGCGGGCTGGGCTCCGCTCAGCGCGCAGGTCGCCGGCGGTGTCGATCTGTTGCCCATCAAGAACTCCGTCGTCGTCGATCGGTTGATCGCCGCCGGGGCCATCATCCTCGGGAAGACGAACATCCCGGCCTTCAGCGACGACGGCACCCGAGCGAACAGCAGCTGGGCGGGGCCCACCTACAACGCCGTGGATCCGACCCTGGTGCCGGGGGCGAGCAGCAGCGGTACGGCCACGGCGGTGGCCGGCAACTTCGCCGTGCTTGGCCTCGCGGAGGAGACGGGCGGATCGATCCAGAACCCTGCGGCCGCGCAGAGCCTCGTCGGCATCAAGCCGACGTTCGCCCTCGTCCCCACGACCGGCGTCGTGCCCCTGGCCGCCAGCACGAGGGACGTGGTGGGCCCGATCGCGCGGACTGTCCGCGACGCGGCCGTGGTGATGGATGTCCTCGCGGGCTACTCCCCGGAGGACCCCAAGACGAGCCTCTCCAATGGACACCTGCCCGTGGGCGGCTACACGAGCCGGCTGAGCAAGACCGCCCTCTGCGGAAAGCGAATCGGCCTGTATGGCCCGGGGTGGCGCCACGGCGGCCTGTCTCCTGAGACGCAGGCGCTCTACGAGCAAGCGATCGAGGAGCTGGAGGACCAGGGCGCGATCGTCGTCGAAGATCCCTTCGCCGGCAGCGGCTTCGCCGATCTGGCCTTGCCCGATGAGCCCTATGACATGCGAGGGACGGAGTCTGTGGCCTACGACTTCCAGCGCTACCTCAAGGGGGTGAAGGTCGGCGGCACCATCGTCGGCTCGATCGACGGACTGGCGGCCTTCACGGGGATATCTCCGTTCGATCCGGTCGACGGTCCGCTGTCCTGGTATATCGACAAGCTCCCCGTGCTGGCCTCCTCGCTGCTCTTCCCCGAGGCCGCGCCCGATCTGTCGGGCTTCTGGGCCCTGCGCGACCAGTACGTGAACGTCTTCGACTCCGTGATGACGGTGAACGATCTGGACGGCCTCGCGTTTCCGCAGACCTACGACACGCTGCCGGAGCTGTCTGGCTCGGACACCTATCCCGCGACGACGGAGTCCGCGATCAACATCGCGGGCTTGCCTGGGGTGGTCGTGCCCGCTGGTCAATACAGCGACGGGGCTCCCTTCAGCCTGATCTTCGTCGGCCCCCGCTGGAGCGAGGCTGAGCTGCTGGGGTTCGCCTACGATTACGAGCAGGCGACTGAACACAGGATCGAAGCTCAGCTGACGTCGTGGTGA
- a CDS encoding serine/threonine-protein kinase yields MQPGEVLGDRFEIVSQACAGGMGAVFQAIDRRSGVLVAIKVCLDEQRTGDESRLSRESRVLAELSCPGIVRYVAHGLGASGAPWLAMEWLDGEDLEQRLQRQVLTVDEALALAVGAAAALAAVHARGIVHRDLKPSNLFLVNGDAARVKLLDFGIAGLPEATRLTRTGAFVGTPAYMAPEQARSGQDVDTRADVFALGCVLFECLTGQPAFCGAHLMAVLAKILLDEVPRVSSLCPDVPPALDALCARMLAKDPDDRPRDGAEIAAALEAMGVSPLSSAPSTPRSNPTRQSSLTRKERRVLSVVMMGPAPRVAACPARADSETLVAVVSPELRREIEALGACLELLADGSILVILLGAGVATDQATQAARCALLLRAASGDRPVVLTTGRVEVTGGRPVGDVIDRAVRMLAQPAAALPGAPAAGRGAPIAPIAIDEVTAALLDARFEVVETEAGLWLRGEEPLARGARMLLGRPTACVGRDWEMATLEALLAGSIEESRARAVLVTAPAGIGKSRLAYEIIRRVRQRDEPVAVWIGRGDPLRKGAPFGMLRQALQGACGIRDREPIEARREKLLARVTERVRAADAQRVAEFLGELLGTPFPDEDSAPLRAARKDAPLMGDQMRRAWLDFASAACAAQPLLLVLEDLHWGDLPTVQFINDALRRLVDQPLLVLALARPEVYTLFPGLWAHRDLQELRLKELSPRAGARLVRQVLGDRVSAETVTQLVAQADGNAFYLEELIRATSEGSQDALPETVLAMVQSRLERLDSAARQVLRAASIFGRVFWRGAVEALLGGPGGVSGLADHLDRLERLEWIGARDEARFEGERELVFRHALVREAAYGMLTDQDRALGHRLAGEWLQRAAEPSAAVIAEHFDRGGEPLRAAAFYHQAAAQALAANDLVVVLSWTGRAIELGISGEARGEVLLHRAEAHHWRGELVEAARWATMAVEELPRRSAPWYAAVREAAIVLARLGQHDRLASLSGDLADAWTGEGATGPLLAASAGTALYLTISGLYAHATPLQALIDAAAERFCDDPAVSGLVLRERGWRELYAGRYGSGRALFASSVASHERAGNLRLACFCRLDLGFQEHQLGAYAEAEAILRAALADAERMGLDGCMAVAWSTLGAPLCRQGALDEAREALRKAIAFLEAQGDRRLAGASRTYLAGCLLRAGDLAGAEAEARGAVAQLERIGPLVVLARATLAAVLLARGETSEALAEARAAVALLDRLGMVEEGAAFTRLVHAEALYAAGDLPAARTAIAHARTRLLDVAAQLDDAARRDQFLQRVEENARTLELARAWVDEGGAAGRRGL; encoded by the coding sequence ATGCAACCAGGGGAAGTGCTCGGAGACCGCTTCGAGATCGTGAGCCAGGCGTGCGCCGGCGGCATGGGGGCGGTCTTCCAAGCGATCGATCGGCGCTCGGGCGTGCTCGTGGCCATCAAAGTGTGCCTCGATGAACAGAGGACCGGCGACGAATCGCGCCTCTCTCGCGAGTCCAGGGTGCTCGCAGAGCTGTCGTGCCCAGGTATCGTGCGCTACGTCGCGCACGGGCTCGGCGCCTCGGGCGCGCCGTGGCTCGCCATGGAGTGGCTCGATGGCGAGGATCTCGAGCAGCGGCTCCAGCGCCAGGTGCTCACCGTGGACGAGGCGCTCGCGCTCGCGGTGGGCGCCGCCGCCGCGCTCGCGGCGGTCCACGCGCGCGGCATCGTCCACCGCGATCTCAAGCCGAGCAACCTGTTCCTGGTGAACGGCGACGCCGCGCGCGTGAAGCTGCTCGACTTCGGCATCGCCGGGCTCCCCGAGGCCACGCGGCTCACGCGGACAGGCGCCTTCGTCGGGACCCCCGCGTACATGGCGCCAGAGCAGGCCCGGAGCGGGCAGGACGTCGACACGCGCGCCGACGTCTTCGCGCTCGGCTGCGTGCTGTTCGAGTGCCTCACGGGCCAGCCGGCCTTCTGCGGCGCTCACCTGATGGCCGTCCTCGCGAAGATCCTCCTCGACGAGGTGCCGCGGGTGAGCTCCCTCTGCCCCGACGTCCCCCCCGCCCTCGACGCGCTCTGCGCCCGGATGCTCGCCAAGGACCCGGACGATCGCCCCCGCGACGGCGCGGAGATCGCCGCGGCGCTCGAGGCCATGGGCGTCTCGCCGCTGTCGAGCGCGCCGTCGACGCCGCGCTCGAACCCGACCCGCCAGTCCTCGCTGACCCGCAAGGAGCGGCGGGTGCTCTCGGTGGTGATGATGGGGCCGGCGCCGCGGGTCGCCGCCTGCCCGGCGAGGGCCGACTCGGAGACCCTGGTCGCTGTCGTGTCGCCGGAGCTGCGCCGGGAGATCGAGGCGCTCGGCGCGTGCCTGGAGCTCCTGGCGGACGGGTCGATCCTGGTGATCCTCCTGGGAGCAGGCGTGGCGACGGATCAGGCCACGCAGGCAGCTCGCTGCGCGCTCCTGCTCCGCGCCGCCAGCGGGGACCGTCCGGTGGTCCTCACGACCGGCCGCGTGGAGGTCACGGGCGGCCGGCCCGTCGGCGACGTGATCGACCGCGCCGTCCGGATGCTGGCGCAGCCCGCGGCGGCGCTCCCGGGCGCGCCGGCGGCTGGCCGCGGGGCGCCCATCGCGCCCATCGCCATCGACGAGGTGACCGCCGCGCTGCTCGACGCCCGCTTCGAGGTCGTCGAGACGGAGGCGGGCCTGTGGCTCCGAGGCGAGGAGCCGCTCGCCCGCGGCGCGCGCATGCTGCTCGGCAGGCCCACGGCCTGCGTCGGGCGCGACTGGGAGATGGCCACCCTCGAGGCCCTCCTCGCCGGGAGCATCGAGGAGTCGCGGGCGCGCGCCGTGCTCGTCACCGCGCCGGCGGGGATAGGCAAGTCGCGCCTCGCCTACGAGATCATCCGCCGCGTCCGGCAGCGCGACGAGCCCGTCGCGGTCTGGATCGGCCGCGGCGACCCGCTCCGCAAGGGCGCCCCGTTCGGGATGCTGCGGCAGGCCCTCCAGGGCGCGTGCGGGATCCGCGACCGAGAGCCGATCGAGGCGCGCCGGGAGAAGCTGCTCGCGCGGGTGACCGAGCGCGTCCGCGCGGCCGACGCGCAGCGCGTTGCGGAGTTCCTCGGCGAGCTCCTGGGCACGCCGTTCCCCGACGAGGACAGCGCGCCGCTCCGCGCCGCCCGCAAGGACGCCCCGCTGATGGGCGATCAGATGCGCAGGGCCTGGCTCGATTTCGCCTCCGCCGCGTGCGCCGCGCAGCCGCTCCTCCTCGTGCTGGAGGACCTGCACTGGGGCGACCTGCCCACGGTCCAGTTCATCAACGACGCGCTGCGCCGGCTCGTGGACCAGCCCCTCCTGGTGCTCGCCCTGGCGCGCCCCGAGGTGTACACGCTGTTCCCCGGGCTCTGGGCCCACAGGGATCTCCAGGAGCTGCGGCTCAAGGAGCTGAGCCCCCGGGCGGGCGCGCGGCTCGTGCGGCAGGTCCTCGGCGATAGGGTGAGCGCCGAGACCGTGACGCAGCTCGTGGCGCAGGCCGACGGCAACGCGTTTTACCTGGAGGAGCTCATCCGGGCGACCTCCGAGGGGAGCCAGGACGCGCTTCCGGAGACCGTGCTGGCGATGGTGCAATCCCGGCTGGAGCGCCTCGACAGCGCGGCGCGGCAGGTGCTGCGCGCGGCGAGCATCTTCGGGCGGGTGTTCTGGCGCGGCGCGGTGGAGGCGCTGCTCGGAGGCCCCGGCGGCGTCTCCGGGCTCGCGGATCACCTCGATCGCCTCGAGCGGCTGGAATGGATCGGCGCGCGCGACGAGGCGAGGTTCGAGGGGGAGCGGGAGCTCGTCTTCCGCCACGCGCTCGTGCGCGAGGCGGCTTACGGGATGCTCACCGACCAGGATCGCGCGCTCGGCCACCGGCTCGCCGGCGAGTGGCTCCAGCGCGCGGCCGAGCCCTCGGCCGCGGTGATCGCCGAGCACTTCGATCGGGGCGGCGAGCCGCTGCGCGCCGCCGCGTTCTACCATCAGGCCGCGGCGCAGGCGCTCGCCGCGAACGACCTCGTCGTGGTGCTCTCGTGGACCGGGCGCGCCATCGAGCTCGGGATCAGCGGCGAGGCGCGGGGCGAGGTCCTCCTGCACCGGGCCGAGGCGCACCACTGGCGCGGCGAGCTCGTCGAGGCCGCGCGCTGGGCGACCATGGCGGTGGAGGAGCTGCCCCGGCGCAGCGCGCCCTGGTACGCCGCCGTGCGCGAGGCCGCGATCGTGCTGGCCCGGCTGGGGCAGCACGATCGCCTCGCAAGCCTCAGCGGCGATCTCGCGGACGCCTGGACCGGAGAGGGCGCGACGGGCCCGCTCCTGGCGGCGTCCGCGGGGACGGCGCTCTACCTGACGATCAGCGGCCTCTACGCGCACGCCACGCCGCTCCAGGCGCTCATCGACGCCGCGGCCGAGCGCTTCTGCGACGATCCGGCCGTGAGCGGGCTCGTCCTCCGCGAGCGCGGCTGGCGCGAGCTGTACGCGGGCCGATACGGCTCGGGCCGGGCGCTGTTCGCGAGCTCGGTCGCCTCCCACGAGCGCGCGGGGAACCTGCGCCTGGCCTGCTTCTGCCGGCTCGATCTCGGCTTCCAGGAGCACCAGCTCGGCGCGTACGCCGAGGCGGAGGCCATCCTCCGCGCCGCGCTCGCGGACGCCGAGCGCATGGGCCTCGACGGCTGCATGGCGGTCGCGTGGAGCACCCTCGGCGCGCCCCTCTGCCGTCAGGGCGCGCTCGACGAGGCGCGCGAGGCCCTGAGGAAGGCCATCGCGTTCCTGGAGGCGCAGGGGGATCGCCGGCTCGCGGGCGCGTCGCGCACCTACCTCGCCGGGTGTCTGCTGCGCGCGGGCGATCTCGCCGGCGCCGAGGCCGAGGCCCGGGGCGCCGTGGCTCAGCTGGAGAGGATAGGTCCGCTCGTCGTGCTGGCGCGGGCGACGCTGGCGGCCGTGCTGCTCGCGCGCGGCGAGACCTCCGAGGCGCTCGCCGAGGCGCGCGCGGCGGTCGCGTTGCTCGATCGGCTGGGCATGGTCGAGGAGGGCGCGGCGTTCACCCGCCTTGTCCACGCCGAGGCGCTGTATGCGGCGGGCGACCTCCCGGCGGCGCGGACCGCCATCGCGCACGCCCGGACGAGGCTCCTCGACGTCGCCGCCCAGCTCGACGATGCCGCGCGGCGCGACCAGTTCCTCCAGCGCGTCGAGGAGAACGCACGCACGCTCGAGCTAGCGCGCGCGTGGGTCGACGAGGGGGGCGCCGCAGGACGACGAGGGCTCTAG
- a CDS encoding sterol desaturase family protein has protein sequence MSPSLILFAVPAFFALIGVELWLCRRRGRPDYRFSDALANLSCGVGQQVIVSVVSGGVLVYLFLFERAALARLPEGAPWSWAACFVAVDFCYYWAHRASHRVNFMWAAHAVHHQSEDYNLSVALRQSWLQRALYWPFFWPLAVLGFPPGMVVTTYTLNILYQFWIHTQLVGRLGPLEWVLNTPSHHRVHHGVDSAYLDRNHGGVLIVWDRLFGTFCAEGAPPRYGVVQPLASFSALRANVDPWRRLARMAAAEPRLSGKLLVWFRPPEWRSTATSPDEGPLRTDPDYVLHDVARPGRARALAAALFLAALLGAIAYLYASPHMAAGPLWAGAAVLLAALAAVGALLDGPTSLAAQGGAALEPSSSCGAPLVDPRAR, from the coding sequence ATGTCGCCGAGCTTGATCCTGTTCGCTGTGCCGGCCTTCTTCGCGCTCATCGGCGTCGAGCTCTGGCTCTGCCGCCGCCGCGGGCGCCCCGACTACCGCTTCTCCGACGCGCTCGCCAACCTCTCGTGCGGGGTCGGGCAGCAGGTCATCGTCTCCGTCGTGAGCGGCGGCGTGCTCGTCTATCTGTTCCTGTTCGAGCGCGCCGCGCTCGCGCGGCTGCCGGAGGGCGCGCCGTGGAGCTGGGCGGCCTGCTTCGTCGCGGTCGACTTCTGCTACTACTGGGCGCACCGCGCGAGCCATCGGGTGAACTTCATGTGGGCCGCGCACGCGGTCCATCACCAGAGCGAGGACTACAACCTCTCGGTCGCGCTGCGCCAGAGCTGGCTTCAGCGGGCCCTCTACTGGCCATTCTTCTGGCCGCTCGCCGTGCTCGGCTTCCCGCCGGGGATGGTCGTCACGACGTATACGCTGAACATCCTCTATCAGTTCTGGATTCACACGCAGCTCGTCGGCCGCCTCGGTCCGCTGGAGTGGGTGCTGAACACGCCATCTCATCACCGCGTGCACCACGGCGTCGACTCCGCGTATCTCGACAGGAACCACGGCGGCGTGCTCATCGTCTGGGATCGGCTGTTCGGCACCTTCTGCGCCGAGGGGGCGCCCCCGCGGTACGGCGTGGTCCAGCCGCTCGCCAGCTTCAGCGCGCTGCGCGCCAACGTCGACCCGTGGCGGAGGCTCGCGCGCATGGCGGCGGCGGAGCCGCGCCTCTCCGGCAAGCTGCTCGTCTGGTTCCGGCCGCCGGAGTGGCGGTCCACGGCGACTTCGCCCGACGAGGGCCCGCTGCGCACCGACCCGGATTACGTCCTTCACGACGTGGCGCGCCCCGGCCGGGCGCGCGCGCTCGCCGCGGCGCTCTTCCTCGCGGCGCTGCTCGGCGCGATCGCGTACCTCTACGCGTCGCCGCACATGGCCGCGGGCCCGCTGTGGGCAGGGGCGGCCGTCCTCCTCGCGGCGCTCGCGGCGGTCGGAGCGCTGCTCGACGGGCCGACGAGCCTGGCGGCGCAGGGCGGGGCGGCGCTAGAGCCCTCGTCGTCCTGCGGCGCCCCCCTCGTCGACCCACGCGCGCGCTAG
- a CDS encoding glycoside hydrolase 5 family protein — translation MKKTFLLALGLLSLAACSSSDPADPTPSGGTGGSGSTGGGGSGATGGSDATGGGGSGATGGNDATGGGGDGTGGGQELDCAQQPEKCYVRAEGSKLRLDGKPYRYMGTNFWSAPYISRERLRTELDILEAHGALNLRIMALSEGDIPAAQQNDQQYGPQRIFPASSDKPCADAQLEAFADNLVTVLDEMHSRGMKAVMTLNDFWHWSGGMPQYMKWAHEQPTLSCGEDFSAYQVGLTHPTTGAALLAADHHVPFAGSIRFQQGTGQDCQAVAIGEWAIPHSGTLDPNTNPWPDQMDLSSLFFCNKKAQEFYFSRAKVLIEKLKDHPGIMAWQLGNEPRSFKGWGPLFKLWVERNAKFIKDIDPNHLVSIGSEGDLSYNWGDYANSDYKAFHDVPGIDYLTFHVWPENWEWYDPSLPMDSAADKGLLAAITESNGYIDAQLAHARALNKPIVVEEFGLARDDKSEPVSSTVAKRNEYYASMFDAVVENPELAGVNFWAWAGTGRPSDDGNDYWLLGNDYIGDPPHELQGWYSVYDDDTETLNLIMSYADQLNSTQ, via the coding sequence ATGAAGAAGACCTTCTTGCTCGCTTTGGGTTTGCTCTCCCTCGCCGCATGCTCCTCCTCCGACCCGGCGGACCCCACGCCCTCCGGCGGCACGGGCGGGTCCGGCAGCACCGGCGGCGGCGGAAGCGGCGCCACCGGCGGGAGCGACGCCACAGGCGGCGGCGGAAGCGGCGCCACCGGCGGAAACGACGCCACGGGCGGCGGCGGGGACGGAACCGGCGGCGGCCAGGAGCTCGACTGCGCTCAGCAACCGGAAAAGTGCTACGTCCGCGCCGAAGGTAGTAAGCTGCGCCTCGACGGGAAACCGTACAGGTATATGGGCACGAACTTCTGGTCGGCTCCCTACATCAGCCGCGAGCGCCTGCGCACCGAGCTCGACATCCTCGAGGCCCACGGCGCCCTGAACCTCAGGATCATGGCGCTCAGCGAGGGCGACATCCCTGCGGCGCAGCAGAACGATCAGCAGTACGGCCCACAACGGATCTTTCCGGCATCATCCGACAAGCCGTGCGCCGATGCGCAGCTCGAGGCGTTCGCCGACAACCTGGTGACGGTGCTCGACGAGATGCACAGCCGCGGGATGAAGGCGGTGATGACGCTGAACGACTTCTGGCACTGGTCCGGCGGTATGCCCCAGTACATGAAGTGGGCTCACGAGCAGCCGACCCTCTCCTGCGGAGAGGACTTCAGCGCGTACCAGGTCGGCCTGACCCACCCCACGACGGGCGCTGCCCTGCTCGCGGCGGACCACCACGTGCCGTTCGCCGGCTCGATCCGGTTCCAGCAGGGCACAGGCCAGGACTGCCAGGCCGTGGCCATCGGCGAGTGGGCCATCCCTCACTCGGGCACGCTCGATCCGAACACGAACCCCTGGCCCGACCAGATGGATCTCTCGTCGCTGTTCTTCTGCAACAAGAAGGCCCAGGAGTTCTACTTCAGCCGGGCCAAGGTCCTGATCGAGAAGCTCAAGGACCATCCGGGGATCATGGCGTGGCAGCTCGGGAACGAGCCGCGATCGTTCAAGGGCTGGGGCCCGCTCTTCAAGCTCTGGGTCGAGAGGAACGCGAAGTTCATCAAGGACATCGACCCGAACCACCTCGTCTCCATCGGCTCGGAGGGCGACCTGTCCTATAACTGGGGCGACTACGCCAACAGCGATTACAAGGCGTTCCACGACGTGCCCGGCATCGATTACCTCACCTTCCACGTGTGGCCCGAGAACTGGGAGTGGTACGACCCGTCGCTGCCGATGGACAGCGCCGCCGACAAGGGGCTCCTGGCCGCCATCACCGAGAGCAACGGGTACATCGACGCGCAGCTCGCGCACGCGAGGGCGCTGAACAAGCCGATCGTCGTGGAGGAGTTCGGGCTCGCCCGGGACGACAAGTCCGAGCCGGTCTCGTCGACGGTCGCCAAGCGGAACGAGTATTACGCCTCGATGTTCGACGCCGTCGTCGAGAACCCGGAGCTCGCGGGCGTCAACTTCTGGGCCTGGGCCGGGACCGGGAGGCCGTCGGACGACGGCAACGACTACTGGCTCCTCGGCAACGACTACATCGGCGATCCGCCCCATGAGCTCCAGGGGTGGTACTCGGTGTACGATGACGACACGGAAACCCTGAATCTTATCATGAGCTACGCCGACCAGCTCAACTCGACGCAGTAG
- the xylF gene encoding D-xylose ABC transporter substrate-binding protein translates to MALFSLAFSAGCSKPESEGGASANKPEATAAKSAEAKGPEKKKEKLTIGFSMDTLKEERWQRDRDLFKAKAETLGAQVLVQSANGDDALQNSQAENLLTQGVDVLVVVPHNAKTTATIVESAHKQNVPVIAYDRLILDSDVDLYVSFDNVKVGELQAEALVKKFPKGNYILIGGSPTDNNAKLFREGQMNILKPLIDKGDVKTVADQWAKDWQPVEGLKITENALTKNNNNVAAVVASNDGLAGAAVQALGEQKLAGKVGVSGQDAELAACQRIAAGTQSMTVYKPLKLLAEKAAELAVKLAKKEPVGEKTQTVNNGKKDVQSVLITPVAVDKENLASTVIADGFHKVEDVYKDLPKDQWPAK, encoded by the coding sequence ATGGCGTTGTTCTCCCTCGCGTTCTCGGCCGGCTGCTCGAAGCCGGAGTCTGAAGGCGGCGCGAGCGCGAACAAGCCCGAGGCAACAGCCGCCAAGAGCGCGGAGGCCAAGGGTCCGGAGAAGAAGAAAGAGAAGCTCACGATCGGCTTCTCCATGGATACCCTCAAGGAAGAGCGGTGGCAGCGCGACCGCGACCTGTTCAAGGCGAAGGCCGAGACGCTCGGCGCCCAGGTGCTCGTGCAGTCCGCGAACGGCGACGACGCCCTCCAGAACTCGCAGGCGGAGAACCTGCTCACGCAGGGCGTCGACGTGCTCGTGGTCGTGCCCCACAACGCCAAGACGACGGCCACCATCGTCGAGTCGGCGCACAAGCAGAACGTGCCCGTCATCGCGTACGACCGGCTGATCCTCGACTCCGACGTGGACCTCTACGTGTCCTTCGACAACGTCAAGGTCGGCGAGCTCCAGGCCGAGGCGCTCGTGAAGAAGTTCCCGAAGGGGAACTACATCCTCATCGGCGGCTCCCCGACCGACAACAACGCGAAGCTCTTCCGCGAAGGGCAGATGAACATCCTGAAGCCGCTCATCGACAAGGGCGACGTCAAGACGGTGGCGGACCAGTGGGCCAAGGACTGGCAGCCGGTCGAGGGGCTCAAGATCACCGAGAACGCCCTCACCAAGAACAACAACAACGTCGCGGCGGTCGTGGCGTCGAACGACGGGCTCGCGGGCGCGGCGGTCCAGGCCCTCGGCGAGCAGAAGCTCGCCGGCAAGGTCGGCGTCTCGGGCCAGGACGCCGAGCTCGCCGCCTGCCAGCGGATCGCGGCAGGCACCCAGAGCATGACCGTCTACAAGCCGCTCAAGCTGCTCGCCGAGAAGGCCGCCGAGCTCGCCGTCAAGCTGGCGAAGAAGGAGCCCGTCGGCGAGAAGACGCAGACGGTCAACAACGGCAAGAAGGACGTCCAGAGCGTGCTCATCACGCCGGTCGCCGTGGACAAGGAAAACCTTGCCTCGACGGTGATCGCGGACGGCTTCCACAAGGTCGAGGACGTCTACAAGGACCTCCCCAAGGACCAGTGGCCGGCCAAGTAG